One Mus caroli chromosome 6, CAROLI_EIJ_v1.1, whole genome shotgun sequence genomic window, tggttgctgggatttgaacttgggacctttggaagagcagtcagcactcttaaccactgagccatctcgccagcccatacCATGAGTTTCTTAACTTCGCTGCATTTGAACTTTGTAGATAAAACGTGATGGTTTCACTTTCCtcttccatcttgtttctttctttctttcttttttttttttattatttatttattatatgtaagtacactgtagctatcttcagatgccagaagagggcatcagatctccttacggatggctgtgagccaccatgtggttgctgggatttgaacttcggaccttcggaagaacagttgggtgctcttacccactgagccatctcaccagcccccatcttGTTTCTTATCACAGTTTCTAACTTTATTTcactttgtgtctgtctgtctgtctgcctgcctgccttgacttttcaaaacagggtttctgtctctgtatagctctccctagttgtcttggaactcactctgtagaccatgctggctttaaactcatagaaatcctcctgcctctgcctggctaactttttttttttttaagtattctcCCATACACTGCTCTCCCTGTTTTGAAACcagatctggaactcactatctgaaccaggttggctttgaactcacagagattcaactACCtctgctaagtgctgggattaaaggcatgtactaccatgcctgacctacATATATTCTTTTTAACCTTGTGACATTTATTTAGTGGGAGTGTAGGGGGAGTGCACGAGCCATAGGATGCCCCTGTGAAGGTCTGAGGACAGAAGTCAGTTTCcatcttccaccatgtgggtcccagggatcaaactcttCCACcatgggaggccagcctggtctacaaagtgagttccaggacagccagggctatgcagagaaatcctgtctcgaaaaaccaaaaaaaacaaaaacaaaaacaaaaacaaaacaaaacaaaaaccctagacATACTTAATGTCTaaattacatttacatatttCTGTGGGGAAAATGGAAGTctggttgtcaggtttggtgtcaGGTACCTTAGTCAGTGGCactaaatacaaatttaaatctTTCCTATTCTCTTTTTGGTCTCTGGCACTGATGTCACTAGGATACAAATGTTTCCTGATCTTTCTTCCTTATCACAAGGCCGGAACCAGGAGACATACagtttattttcatctttcccaAGGTTAATTAACTTGGGCTTATAATGTCAATTCCCACAGCACTTGACAAAATCATGTCTATGCAACGGCTCTTTGACAGCATGCTTGGCTTGACTGTAAGAAGAATCTGGACTGTCCTTGTCACAGGAGCCCACTGTGAACAGAGCACCGCTCCACCTGGCCTCTGGAACAAGCAGAAGAGCACAGGAACCGAGACCTCTGATCTGGCACCGAGCCTATTTCAAACAGCAACTCCGCCCCCAAACCTTGTTGCTCATTCAGGTTCCTTGGAAGAATCTTTGATACAATGTGAGTGCTGCTGGGACCTCTGGAAAGCACTGCGCTGCAGCCTTGAGGATGGAGAGCCCCTTGGAGAGCCCCTCCCTACTGCACACGGCCTCCCTTCCGTACTGTCTGTAATGTCTACACGGGAGACATTAACACTTTAGTAGAAATGGTGGCATCCCTGTCCTGCAGTTAAGGTGTTTCTCATAGAGGTGCTGGGTCCTTCTAATGGACAGTGTGTCTCTCTTTGCTTTGGTAGCTCCAATGTCCCTCACTTCTAACGAGGCAGACTCTCGCTGTCATTTCTTTGTCCTTTACTCTTGGCTTCATTTGTCTctttcaaagtcattttgatCGGCAGACATTTCTTGCTCTGCCTTCTCCCCTTACCCCCACCCCTTTAAGACAGACATCTGCAGAAAGGGACAGATGTTCAGCTTCTCCAGACTCAATTCCTTCTTGTTAAGTCACCACTGTGGGTCAGCCTAGAATCTTCTAGTCCGATTTCAAGTTTGTGTCAGTCCAAACTGACTGAATACTAGTGACCAGTGTGGTTTGTATGTTAGAGCAGGTTAAGGTGTTCTGCTAGTGCAACAACCATGGAGACATCTCTCTCCATCGGTCTCCTAAGTCCCCCTTCAGCTGGTTGTATATTTGGAACTGATAACACAGAAAGCTAGTTCATGGCATCTTTCAGAATGGGAAAGAGGGACATAGGACTGAGCTGTGTCTCCCAAGTGAAAAACAATATAGATTTGTGTTTTTCATTCTTCCTAGAGTATATAGGGACTGGCAACTGGAAGGCAcctaccccccccaaaaaaaaacaccccaaagcTTCACTTTCCATGTCCACTCTCTAAGGATACATAGGTATGTAGGCTTCAAACATTTTAATCGTGCTTTGGCTTCTTCCACCTCAGGGGGAAATGGTACTTACCTCCTCCCCATACTGAGTATATTCATTCAATTCATTCCTCCAATACCAAAGCCACTTGGTGGTGAAGACAGAACTAAGTGTGTTTTCGACAAATGAAGGAGTGGAGAGGCGACGGATGGGGTAGGAATCACAAGTCATTTTCTTGAAATTGATCCGATGTTTTTCTATCACAATGCtgtgagagaaaggcagaaaattaACTTCCGCGacctctgttcccagcactctggCTACCCCTACCACGAACACAGAATTTAAACTGCAGGGCTGCAGTGGATCTTTAAATggtctttctctatttctctctgactctttcattCTAAGTGGTATTGGGAATTGAGCCTAAATTTCCTTTGCACAGCTCCTAGtcttacacataataataaaaaccccgAAATCCAGACAGGTAATTTGTCTGTATGACATatgtgtggtttgaatatgcttggccctgggagtgacactattagatgtggccttgctggaggaagtgtaccAGTATGGgggtggactttaagacccttaccctaggcagtggtggtgcacgtctttaatcccagcactagggaggcagaggcaggcggatttctgagtttgaggccagcctggtctacagagcaagttccaggacagccagggctacacagagaaaacctacttcaaaaaacaaagcaaatgggggctggagagatggctctgcagttaagggcactgactgctcttccagaggtcctaagttcaattcccagcaaccacatggtagctcacaaccatgtgtaatgggatccaatgccctcttctggtttgtctgaagacggcgacagtgtacccacatacatgaaataaataagtaaatcattaaaaaacaaaacaaagcaaaacgcCTACCATTTACCTTTTGTGCTTTCCTACTTTCATGTGTACAAGTTAGCTTTCTGGAGGCTATGTGATACATAACTTTACAGCAGGTTtcatttttacttgtgtgtgtgtatatgagtttTGTGATGTGAGGGGGTGTTGTGGctatgatgtgtgtgcatatgatgtgtgatgtgtgtataagATGTGCACGTGTGGATATATAATGTGAGGGTTTGCATTgggtgtgtatttatgtataagatgcaaatgtgtatttatgtgcatgtattgtatgatgcatatgtgtatacatgtatgtgtacatgtgtgtatacggTGTgtgcacacaatcacacacatggaagtcagagaactaCACTTAGAAGTCAATTCTCCCCTTCCCCAGTGTATTCTGGTAGCTGAACTTAGTTCATCCTgttcacacagcaagcacttttatctactgagcccTCATCCAATCCtaggtattatttttaatatgtcatACTGATAGCTGTAATTAACATACACAGGTCCTCAATATGTCTCAAGAATGGTAATGCTGTTGAGATGAAAGTTTGAGAACTGCTGTCCTAAGAAAGACCTCTTAGGTCCTTGATCAGGAAAGACCAGGGAACCTTCAGTAATAAGTAGAAGGCATTGTTGGTTAGGAGAATCAGGGAAGGCAAGACCAAGAATACTGCTACACACTGCCCCACAACAAATCCTATTCTTAAACACCAGTAGTTTCAAGATTGAGAGCTGAGTTTATGAAGAAGGAAAAGtatgctgccccccccccccccacagtggccaaaaaaaaaaaaaaaagtctcatctACATAGGAGAACAGCCAATGCCGCCTCCTAGTGGCAGGATGCAACAACACAGAACATCTCCTAAATGGATGAAAATCATGTACAATTCCCTCTTGCACACCAAATGTGGCTATCACCCTCGCCAACCTTGGCAAGCGCAGAAATCCAAGGCACCTTCTTGGATGCTTCTAGAACACAGAGATGGCACACACAAAATTGTAGGTACATATCAAATGTCTGTACCAGAACACATAGTTATTcaaattatatgtgtgtggggtgcatgtgcacctgtgtgcatgaAGGTTAGAGGTCAAACTTTAGAACCactgtgggtttttttgagacagggtctcttgctgacctggaactcaccaagcagGCTAGGCTGGGAATCACCTGTCTCCAGTCTCCCAGAACCGAGAttactcacacacactctgtttgttctggggattgaattcaagcACTTACTACCTCCCCAACTGTCAGTTATATACTTAAATCAATAAGCTACGCCAAAGGCTTATTTATTCTGAATCATTTAAATCAttcttaaaaatgtgtgtgtgtatgtgtgtgtgtgtgtgtgtgtgtgtNNNNNNNNNNNNNNNNNNNNNNNNNNNNNNNNNNNNNNNNNNNNNNNNNNNNNNNNNNNNNNNNNNNNNNNNNNNNNNNNNNNNNNNNNNNNNNNNNNNNNNNNNNNNNNNNNNNNNNNNNNNNNNNNNNNNNNNNNNNNNNNNNNNNNNNNNNNNNNNNNNNNNNNNNNNNNNNNNNNNNNNNNaggccagcctggtctacatagtgagttccaggacagccagggctacacagagaaaccttgtctagaaaaaccaaaaaaaaaaaaaaaaaaaaaaatgtgtgtgtgtgtgtacaggcatgtacacatatctgcatgtatgtagaagccagaagacaacctcaacTGTCATTCTCTGACACCTCATGCCTTGTTTTTTAAGACCAGGTCTCAATGGCCTGCTGTTCACCAAGGAGGCTAGATTGGCTAACTAGCATACCCTAAGGATCCATTTGTCGCTCTCTCCCCAGGTCTGGGATCGTaagccctgctcccctgcccccgAACCCCGCAACAAGAGCTGAGGACCAAAACCAggaccttgtgcttgctaggcaaacattctatgGCTGAGACAACTCCTCATTAtctgtcttgatttttaaattttttaaattaattaactaatttattttgagataagattttctgtgtagtcttcattctcctggaacttgctctgtaaaccaggctgccctcaaactcagagatctgtctaccaCTGCCTTCGGAGTGCGTGAGCCCCATGTGTGTCTGGCTATTTTAAAAGCATGGGTTTGAGGGGTTCTCACACTTGTAAGGCAACTGACCGGCtttctcaggtttttttgtttttttgtttgtttgggttttttgtttgtttgttttttgaagacaggatttctttgtgtaacagatccctggctgtcctggaacttgctctgcagaccaggctggcctcaaactcaaacggaccgcctgcccctgcctcccaagtgctgggattaaaggggtgtgtcaCCATCACCTCCCGGGTTTTGgtgtatttttgtttaataatttttgCTGTGTGTTGTAAGTGTAAGTGTGGGCACACGTGCCACAGCACACGAGTTttaggcagaggacaacttgtagagcTGTTCTCTCTTATCACCTTCCTGGGACagaacctttcttctttctcctgttaTGTGGTATACCCCAGGCTAGATGGCCACCAGCTTCTAGTGGGTGGGCTATCTCATCTGGCTTCTTCATGACTTCCAGGgagcaaactcaggttgtcagtgcTTTCGtgtgctaagccatctccctgatCTCCTTTACTGTTTTAGATAGTGATGAGCTACTAAGAGCATGGGCTGACCTCTGAACTGTGTTTTTCCAAGGGACACACCTACAGATCAATCACGTCATTGTTATGTCCCTGAGTGACTAAATCTTCCCAGAATCTCTAGCACTAAGCAGCTTGGTGTACCTTAGGCTGAGGCCCCTCTGCTCAAGTTCTGGATCCCATCAGATAGAGGACAGCCACCGACTTACATTTCAATTCGGGGATCACAATAGGCCCGCTCGATATACTCCATGTCCTGGAAGTCCATCCAAGTGGGCAATATGAACAGCTGCCACCGGTAGGGCAGATGGAAGTGGTTCTTGTTGCAGTTGCCTACAGGGATAAGAAGGGTTTTACGGTCAATGCTGGGGTTTCTAACCAATTCAAGTTCACTGTTCAAGTTCACTACTGGCTTCCTGTCAAGACCACCCCATCTCACCTGCCAGGTGTTTCCCCATCACCCCTTTGATCATTCTGGCCTCTGCTTGCATAGTGTGCCATTTACTCTGGGTCCCACAGAAACCCATTAGAAAATCAAatctgggttggagagatagcttagctggctgctcttccagacagcctgggttcgattcccagtaccccacatggcagcttacaaccacctgtagctccagttccagacgATCTACACCTTTTTCTGGCCAAGACAAGGCGCTCTCTAGGATAGACAGGTCCTTGTCTTTCTTTGAAGCCTTGGCCTAAGAGCCATCTCTTCCAGAATGAATCCCAATAACCACTCTCACTCCATTATGACCTGACTGGTATCTTTTAGTTCCTCAAGCTGGTATCTGATACCCAATTTGGACTAGATGTcatgtttttgcttattttaagcAGTATTCCTGTTTGTGGATACTCTGATGCTCACTTTAATTATAGATTAATATCGAAGAAAGGTGTGTCATTGTTAAGCTAATGCCCCCAGCACATGTGACAAAAGATACTAGATTGGACACTTGCTGAGTAAGGAACTATTTATTATCATCCCAGCGAgaacacagagatacagacactaACCTCTCAAGTTCTCAATGCTGgctttaaatcatatatatatttttttaatttcataccTGTGTGCTGTATTTCCATCATCCTTCTCCCTCCAGGCCCTCCTGGACcatcttgaattcatgatctctttttcttCAATTATTATTGCTGTCATATACGTATGTGTCTAGTTGATATACATatgagtaaatatataaatataatggatttttttaaaactgatttaaaattcttaggtgcatgtgcgtgtgcctgcatgagtttatcTACACCATGCGAATGGAGGCGCCCATGGAGGCTAGGAGGCGGCATcggatgccctagaactggagtcacggTGGTTATGAGCAGCCCCGTGGGCGTCAGAAACTTCATCTAGACCTCTatatgagcagtcagtgctcaacttctgaaccatctcgccTGCTCCTTAAATGGCTGCGAAACTGTTTAAAAATACATGGCTACTTTACAATAAAAAGGCATCACAGAGGAGCTCACAGAAGGgtgatttataatatttaaaaagacattaatgGAGGAGGGCGGGGAGGacggggaggatggggaggaaaaaGGCTTTTCTGGAGGTAGaagagtcattttcttcagtggtgtggcCATTGATAAGCTGCCTGTGCCCCTGTAAAGAGCCCTACACTTGAGCTTATGCGAGCCATCTTGATTAAACACAGTGGGTcattaccaaaaataaaaaggacataCCTTTTGGAGGGCTTGTTGGaagtgggggggaagggaggggagggaaggaaagaaacgAGAGGGGGTAATAGGtgtgtttatgaaaataaaaagtgcattatggggctggagagatggctcagcagttaagagcactgtctgctcttccagggtcctgagttcaattcccagcaaccacatggtggcttacaaccatctgtgatggggtccaatgccctcttctggtgtgtctgaagagagtgacattatactcacatacataaaataaataaatgattttttaaaaaaaattgcattatatatacataattatatagtatatatatatatatatatgatattataaaagtttttttttaaaaagactcaagAGACagcaagaggaaagagggagtATAGGAGGAAGGATCAGAAAAATAGCTGAGCTACAATGGAAAAGTCTTCTCTAAAAATCAAACAGATTTATTTACCCTATGATCCAATTCATTAGATCACTCAAAAGCAACAGCACAGTCTCCAGCAAGTGCTGGCGTGTGCCATGCTCACAGCAGCAGTACCCACAGTGGCTAAAGGCATCCTACGGAGATTGTAACTTACCCTGTTGACAGCCCCTATACAGATGATCCAGACAGATTTCCTTCGGGCCATGATCATCCATCCTAGGAGATACAGGATTTACGATGTAGTCTAGGGAATCTGCAAAACAAAAGAGGATGTGTGTATGCCAGAAGTGAGAACCCTGGCCTCCACATTCATGTGCCTCCCTGGATTCGGGGTGCTCCGGAGAGCCTGCTCAGCCCCGCTGTTTTATGAATCATGGACACCAGGGCACCGGAGACTTCTGGGTATGAAATGATTACAGTTCTCAGATAGGGCATTCAGTGCCCTGGTATTGTTTGTCTTTCCCTATGCACTCAAGCCCTGGGAGTCCCCTAGGCGACTTACACTCAGCAGGGTctgacatcatcatcatcctcgAGGGCTCACTGGCTGGGCTCATAGAGGCATGGGCAGAGTTCTTGCCAGGACTCCCAGAGGCTGCAACTCTGTGGCTTGTGGAAGAAGACAGAGGTGACGGAGGCAGCCTGTTGCTGCCCTGTACAGCGGTAGTGGTCTCCCCAGGCATAGCCAGGACATGGCTTCTCAGACTCTGAACTCCAGAATAGACTGCTTCTTTTCCTCCAGTGACTGCTGATTTTATGCCAAAACCAGTGGGACTACTTTTAGAGACATTAGGCGTTTCATCCATAATTTGACTAAAGCCATTTGGGCCATTATGGGTAGATGTACCTGGCCACGCTGGGTTTTCTCCATATTTACTATGCAGGAATGCCGTGTCTTGGCCACTGTCAGTGATTCTGCCAGCGGCCTGGGGATCCTGGGTCTTAGCCACACTCTTCTGATGGTTGCTAGGTAGTATCATTTCTTCCAGACCGTTGTCTGTGGCCCTTTTACCTAGAATTCCTGAGACTGTTGCTTCTTCCATTGTTACCCCATCAATATAACTATTTAAAAACGGGACGCGATCAATGTCCTCGTTCGTGCCCTTGACCTCGACGTGGTGTCCAGAAGGCATGCCCATTTTCATGGCCCCGGCTTCATTTCTTTGTGCTGCATCGAGAGGAAAGCCAGCCGCAGAGGTTCGGCTTGAGGACGAATCAGAACAATCCCTAGAAAACAAGCCATCTGGATCCCCATCCTCCGAAAAAAACTCCTGGCTTGCTCTCATCTGACCGGGTCCTCGGACACCAGCGGCCTTAGGTGAGACGGAGGAAAGCTGTGCCCGGTCCTGAGTCCCCAGGTACTTGAACTTCTGGGTGACATCTGCAGACACATCCTCCAGGGAATCCTTACAGCCGGTGACATCTGGGCTAGGGGGACCAGATCCCAGAGGTGAGACCGTTGAGAGAAACTCTTGACTGTTGTGATGGAAGCGGTCTCTGcttttgcttctgtctctgtgcgCCCCGCCTCTGCGATGTGGGTGGGGAGCTGGAAAGAGAAACCCAGAGAGAAAATTCAAGCTCAGGTTAGTTCCTACCTCCATGTTCTCTCTGCTTATCCAGCCCTGTAGCTGAGCTCTATCATAGGAGTTTCCTAAGTGGTGGCTGTGAATCTTAGGATGAAGCTGCAACCCGGCAGAGTCCATAACAGCAGCCTGTGGGTGGCTAAGACAAGGGAGGACCCCAAagctcctctggcctctcctgGAATTCAGTGAGCCCTCCAGTCCCCAAGACCCCAGGTGGGGTGTCTCCAGACTCTAGTTCTGAGTTAACGTTCATTACTACAGTGAATGACAGCTGAAATGTAGAGAAACAAGTCCACGACTCATGGAGATGTCACGCATTATGATCTGGGTTCCGGAGCAGGCACTTCTAACACTGAAACCAAATGGTAAATGGATGCAGGTTCAAGCTAAGACTTCATCTAAGCCACAAACTCTCCAGGCTTCTTCCTCTAGCTCCCTTAGCGCCTCTTGAGGCTAGGCTGTTGCTATCTATGTACTGTAATGGTCTAGTTGTCTCAAGACGGGAAATTCTCACAGatgccagcttttgttgtgcaaaacCTTAATCCTTAATTTGAAACTATTGTTTGAATAAAGATGCTTACAGCTTGGCTGAAGAGAGGTAGGCAGGGTTTAGCTTCCCAGGCTTGGCGTCTGAGTagagactgagaggagagaggagagaagggagaggaaagaggagagaagagagaagagagaagagagaagagagaagagagagaaggaagaaggtaccatggggtAGGTGGATCATGAGCACATGGCCTCGAGGGATGGCCTGATGGAGCAGAGGCAGCCCAGGTGAAACATGGCAAGTGATAGTTCAGGATTATTGACAGGGAAATAGACGAAATAgcacagagggttgatatctgcccagctctcgTGCTTTAAaggattattataaatataaaggctttGTATTTGGAAACTAAATGActtaaggtggggtagaaacacCCAATTAATATTTACCACAAGTGCCTAATATTATGAAAAGCTGAAATTGAAGGCAGACGGGGTGgatcatgcctataatcccagtgcttaggatgCTAAGACAGGagtccagccttggctacacagcaagttctaggctagcctgccCTACATTATATATActgaagggagagaaaaatctGGAGATGCTGATAAAGCAGCATCTTTTCTCTAGAAAAGTCtaggaagcagagaagacaggAGTGACCCAGTGTGTGAAGTCTGGCGTGGTACCTACGTACGTAGGTGATGTCTGCTGTGGAAAGGCATTTGAAAGCTGGGGGTGGAGGTGCAGTAGTGTCTGTTTGCTTATGAGGAACATGTGTGTATTATCCTGGtagaggaaaggggacaacagTATTGTGGCAAAAGCAAGGCTCCCCTGTGGAGGGCTTTTGGGGctgcttctaggaatttggcaggaatttgatATCAGGCTGGGACAATGAAGTAGGCTCAAGGCAAATACAGCAGAGGAATGTATTGTATTCCTTGTACCTGGACCATCCTGATATCATAGCAACCATGGGACTTTGTTTAGTGCCTTGATTTTTGCcctgcttgttccttgactactttgtCTACGCCTTAAGGACTGACCATATTCTTTGTATGTACCCAGAATGATATAAAGGCAGACTGGAGAAAAGTAAACTCgccttcagtctcagaactggctggggtcatgctacagtgttgtctaattgtcttttttttttttttttttttaatcctcgcTCCCAatctggagaacctgttgactgccTGAGATAGCTTCGTTACTCCCCCGTCATGACGTCTAACTACATAGCTTAACTAGAAGTGACAATGATATACAGCTCTCTCCCACACGCTGTGAAGAGCTCACAAACCCACCTCTACAGTCACTCTCTGTTCAGGGCACTGTGGTGTGGAAGCTGCATTCCTGTGCTCGGTTCACAAGCAGGGCTTTTGATTTCATCTTCCCAGTACTGTTTGGTCTTCCAAGCATGAGTTAAAGCTGCTTAGGACTTACAACACTCCTTCCCTTACCCTACGAGAGGTTAATGAGTGATAAACCCGCCATTGTTCATAGTTTCTCTGTGAGGAATAATGATGACAGATTCTGGGGCAAAGTCTTCTGTAGACTATGCACCCTTCTCTGAGCACCAGGAGACGTAGCTTTTCATGGCTTCACTGCAGATCCTAGAGTCAGAGATTCTACTCCCTTCATAAACTTGGCCTCTACTACGTCCACTAGACAagaggagccagtgagatggctcagtggaccaaagtgcctgccaccaagcctgaatgACTTGGGGTTAGTCTGGGGAAAGAGAGCTCCTggaagttggcctctgacctccacacatatggctgtatatacacacacacaaaataataagtaATACAGTCGTGCTAGCCAGTCCtattatgtcaacttgacacaagctagagtttcCTGAGGCtagcctctgtctccaaagtgttGGAATTAActgatgcacacatgcacacatgtcccACTCCcaagcaaacttttttttttttgagacaggatttctctctgtagccctggatgtcctccATAGAACAAGCTGGTGTCcatctcagagatctacctgcctctgcctcctgagtgctggtatgtTATATAAAAGTGTGTGCCAGCACCACCAGACTATAATAAGCTCTTTTAAAATGAGGGGATAGAGCCACTTGTAAAACTGCATACACATCATTATTTCAATTGTATTAAAGTGGCGCATGCAGATAGTGAAGTTGAGATTTTACAGGCAGATTTCTtgcagtttttcttctgtttgtgtttgctggcttgcttgttttttgagatgagatttctctgtatagccctagctgtcccagagctcactctgtagatcaggctggcttcgaactcagaaatcctcctgcctctgcctcctgagtgctgggatgaaaggtgtgcatcactatgcCCCACTGTGGTTTCTGTATATTTGCAAATTCACACAGTTAAAAGGGAAAGGGCATACCTCTCATGCCAGGGAGGTTCCTCCGAGTGTGTTTGTTGTTGCAGATATCCTGGATGTTCTGGACCACGTCAGAACTCAGTCCATGCTCCCTCATGATGGCCAACACCTTCCTGTCCATCAGGTTATGAGACCTGAGACAATTGAGGTAACTGCAGTTGCCCCGGGTGAAGTGCTCACAGATGTGGAGTCTCTCGCAGGGCTGCGGCTGCCCGCAGATCTGTTTGCGGCCCTCTCCTTTGTAACTCTTGCATATCTAAAGAAGAAAGAACGGTGAGGTAAGAACACATGGATCTGGCTGCCACACCACCAGTTAAGGGATGCATaggctccctccccacccccccaaaaaaaaccaggAGAGCCATGGGGAAACAATGCACGCAACACCCAAGGCTGATGAGATGGATTCAACTGGTGACTTATTTGGGGACAGAAGAGTCGGAAGAATTAACAGACAATATCACGTatgatggtgcatacctgtaacccagtgttcaggaggccgaggcaaagaggatcacaaattcaagtgCAGAAACCTTgcatttaaaagaaaggaaacttaaaggagaaaaaatagtGATGAATTTGATAATTCCTGGAAGAATCAAACTCGCATGGCAAGCTGTACACAGGGCATCATGAGGGAGCCCCAAAGAGGAGGTCTCATCT contains:
- the Zc3hav1 gene encoding zinc finger CCCH-type antiviral protein 1 — translated: MTDPEVFCFITKILCAHGGRMTLEELLGEISLPEAQLYELLKAAGPDRFVLLETGDQAGITRSVVATTRARVCRRKYCQRPCDSLHLCKLNLLGRCHYAQSQRNLCKYSHDVLSEQNFQVLKNHELSGLNQEELAVLLVQSDPFFMPEICKSYKGEGRKQICGQPQPCERLHICEHFTRGNCSYLNCLRSHNLMDRKVLAIMREHGLSSDVVQNIQDICNNKHTRRNLPGMRAPHPHRRGGAHRDRSKSRDRFHHNSQEFLSTVSPLGSGPPSPDVTGCKDSLEDVSADVTQKFKYLGTQDRAQLSSVSPKAAGVRGPGQMRASQEFFSEDGDPDGLFSRDCSDSSSSRTSAAGFPLDAAQRNEAGAMKMGMPSGHHVEVKGTNEDIDRVPFLNSYIDGVTMEEATVSGILGKRATDNGLEEMILPSNHQKSVAKTQDPQAAGRITDSGQDTAFLHSKYGENPAWPGTSTHNGPNGFSQIMDETPNVSKSSPTGFGIKSAVTGGKEAVYSGVQSLRSHVLAMPGETTTAVQGSNRLPPSPLSSSTSHRVAASGSPGKNSAHASMSPASEPSRMMMMSDPAEYSLDYIVNPVSPRMDDHGPKEICLDHLYRGCQQGNCNKNHFHLPYRWQLFILPTWMDFQDMEYIERAYCDPRIEIIVIEKHRINFKKMTCDSYPIRRLSTPSFVENTLSSVFTTKWLWYWRNELNEYTQYGEESPGHTSSEINSAYLESFFHSCPRGVLQFHAGSQNYELSFQGMIQTNVASKTQRHVVRRPVFVSPKDVEQKRRGPDHQPVMPQADALTLYSPPQRNASTVSPDEYEFIELNSQDEEYAKISERFKASMKQFKIVTIKRIWNQKLWDTFESKKQKMKNKTEMFLFHAAGRIHMDYICKNNFEWILHGNRETRYGKGNYFTKEAIYSHRSSYDSRGTVMFVARVLVGSVIEGNMTLSSPPALYDSCVDTRLNPSVFVIFRKEQIYPEYVIEYVESEKEKGCIIS